The Tindallia magadiensis genome contains the following window.
TGAAATTTTATTAAGCGAATGGCCACATTCAAATTAATTGACTTCACATAACAAGCCATTCCCACAAGGGTGCAGGAAGCACGGTCAAGACGAGAGTCTCTGTAGGCACCGTCACGGAAGCGAGGTCAGGCACCACGCCTTCTCACTGGGAGCGAAGCTCCGACAGGACGGTCTATCTATGGGGTCCAGTTCGAAGGCGTCGGGAATGGCAGAGACGTTAGACGAAATTACTTACTAATTTTATGGAGGATAGAATGAAAACTAATTTTAGAGAGTATATAGGTTATTGTAAGCAAGAGAAAGAAGAGCTATGGGACAAGTGTGTGTTTGTATTTGATACGAATATACTACTTAATCTATATAGATATTCTAGCGAGACGAGGAATGCACTTTTGAATTCGTTTGAAACATTAAGTCACTCTATTTGGTTACCTAATCAGGTAGCTTTAGAATTCTTCAAACGACGAAATGAAGTGATAATCGAAACCAATGTTAGGTATTCTAAATTAGAATTAAAAAAAGATAAGCTTCTTCAGGAATTTCGTGAAGAACTAAGAATGAAATCAAATAATGAAGAACTTGCAGAACTGGATAGCTATATAACAGGATGGATTAAGAATAGAGAACATAGTGATCTGTTGGTGTCATCACATACAGAGGATATAATTCTGGACAGACTCCTAAAACTATATGATGGTAAAGTCGGTAATGAGTATTCAGAAAATAGGTTAAAAGAAATATATGAAGAAGGGAAAAAGAGATATGATAATAAGATTCCACCAGGATATAAAGATGAGAAAAAGAATCTAGCTAAAGAAAACAGTGGATATGGTGATTTGATATTATGGTTCCAAATTATTGAATACTCAAAAGAAAACGAAAAAGATATTATATTTGTTACTCACGATCAAAAAGAGGACTGGTGGTTAAAGATTAATGGACAGACAATTGGTTCAAGACCCGATCTAGTTCGTGAGTTCATTGATATTGCTAAGAGTGAGTTCCTAATGTATTCGATGGATTCATTCTTGAATTACATGAATGAGAATCATAAACAGAGTATATCTGAGGATGTTATATCAGAAGTTAAAGAAATTAGTGCGGTACGAAATAGAGTCAATGAACATTTTTCGAATGACATTAAAGAAAGTAATCTTATTGATAAATTTATTTTACCAGACAGCATAGTACAAGAACATTATATGTTAAAGAAGCAGATAGAAAAGGTGGAAGAAAAAATAACGAAACGGGAAAAATCATTAATGTTAAACAGAAAATCTTATGAATTGAACGGAAATCCAAATACCTTAATTACAATTGTAAATACTGAAAAGAATCTAAAAAGAGATAAGAAAGAACTGAATGGTTTATATGATAAATTGAAAAACTTTGTCACGCCAGACCTTCCATAAGTAACTTCGTCTAACACCAGTTTCACGCAAGGGTCACTCTGAGAAGCGAGTGACCACATCTAGCCCCCTAAGCCCGTCGGGACGTCACCGCGTTAGGCGTTCGTAGACTCACAGCCATAAGCGGAGACTCTAAGGAACTAGGGCGTCGCAAAGCCTAGGGAAGTTATACGTCATCAATATAAAATGGGAGGGAAAATTATGGATGTTAAAGTAATTTTTAGAGAAGCTGCAAAAAAGCTTCTATCCGATTTTGATATTTCTGCCCAAATTAATCATTCGGGACTAACGGGTACATATAGAGAAGACGCAATTAAAAACTTCTTGAAAGAAGGTAGGTTGCCATCAAAATTTGGAATTGGTTCTGGAGAGATTGTTGGACCTACCAGTAATATTTCACGACAATCAGACCTAGTGATATACGATCGCCAAAATTGTCCTGTTTTAATTTTCAGTGATTCTATCCAAATATTTCCGTCTGAAGCTGTATATGGAATTATAGAAGTTAAGTCTCAATTGTCTAAACAAAAATTAATAGAAGGATTAGAAAACATTGCATCATTCAAAATGATTGTGCCTAAGGGTGTTGTAACTCAAAGAAACGGAATTATGACTATGAGTTACGAAAAGTCTAGGCCTTTCGGTATAATTGTCGCTTATAGTTTATCTAATAACTCTTTGGATTCCCTTGTAAAAAACTTAACAGAATACGAATCTACAGTTGATTCTGATTTGTGGCCAAATATGATTGTTGTAATAAATGAAGGGATAATCTGGCACTCAAATTCTAATCTAAAAACGCTAGTTCGCTCAGAGGATTTAAACAACACTGTCTATCCGACAGCAATCCATTTTAAACAAGATACATTATTTGAATTTTATTTAACACTTTTTGATTTATTGAAATCGACAGACCTTGGAGACATAAATCTTAG
Protein-coding sequences here:
- a CDS encoding DUF6602 domain-containing protein, which translates into the protein MDVKVIFREAAKKLLSDFDISAQINHSGLTGTYREDAIKNFLKEGRLPSKFGIGSGEIVGPTSNISRQSDLVIYDRQNCPVLIFSDSIQIFPSEAVYGIIEVKSQLSKQKLIEGLENIASFKMIVPKGVVTQRNGIMTMSYEKSRPFGIIVAYSLSNNSLDSLVKNLTEYESTVDSDLWPNMIVVINEGIIWHSNSNLKTLVRSEDLNNTVYPTAIHFKQDTLFEFYLTLFDLLKSTDLGDINLRKYKDLPKQVGNHFITGHDRFVNRDNGTVSALNERFINRVFDYCQAVGKLTHRDILMLEFGRIPDGLGEEELKVPIYYYDPDNLPGLHQVEVPFSRDDKGQFTTTSRMRIPNCVITIDGEPYEFPQAYIEPEDLTIIPGKTPDEL
- a CDS encoding PIN domain-containing protein, with the protein product MKTNFREYIGYCKQEKEELWDKCVFVFDTNILLNLYRYSSETRNALLNSFETLSHSIWLPNQVALEFFKRRNEVIIETNVRYSKLELKKDKLLQEFREELRMKSNNEELAELDSYITGWIKNREHSDLLVSSHTEDIILDRLLKLYDGKVGNEYSENRLKEIYEEGKKRYDNKIPPGYKDEKKNLAKENSGYGDLILWFQIIEYSKENEKDIIFVTHDQKEDWWLKINGQTIGSRPDLVREFIDIAKSEFLMYSMDSFLNYMNENHKQSISEDVISEVKEISAVRNRVNEHFSNDIKESNLIDKFILPDSIVQEHYMLKKQIEKVEEKITKREKSLMLNRKSYELNGNPNTLITIVNTEKNLKRDKKELNGLYDKLKNFVTPDLP